Part of the Rhodococcus sp. B50 genome is shown below.
CGGCGGTGTCGGCGAACATGTCCAGGGTGCTGAGCTGAGCGAGCAAGTGGGCGGCACCGCGGGGGCCGTAGACCGCGGGGACCTGCGCGCCCTCGGCGCCGTCGGGATAGCGCAGGCTGCGGCGCAGCATGTCGTCGAGGTCGACCGGCAGATTCCGCAGCTCACTCGGGGAGGTAGCGGGGAAGCGGTCGATCATCGGCCGCTGCAACTCCAACGCGTGCGCGAGCGCGCCGTCGGCCCAGCTCGCCCGGTCGGTGGGACTGTCGACGAAGGTGTAGATCAGGTAGTGCCCGTGCTGGGTCAGCGGCCACCGACCGGGAGTACTCCGTCTCGACGGTGTGGACCAGACTGTCGGGCATCGTCGCCAGCGGATGCGGCGCGGCCGTCGGCCCGGACACCGCGGGGTCGAGCAGGTGCTCGTGCAACCGCGTCGCGGCGTCGCCGGCTCCGGCGGCGTCGCGGAAGCGCAGCACGGCGTGCACTATTCGCGCCCGGCTGTCCTTGGTGAAGCGGGCGGTGGAGAAGCCGGCGATGATGCCGGTCTCGCCGCCGATCTGCTCGATGGTCGAGTCGGTTTCGGCGAGCAGATAAGCCAGCGGGATCGGTCCGAAGATCGGGCGGGTCAGGTCGAGGTATTCCTCGGTCAGTGCCGGGTCGACCTCGGCGGGCAGGACGAGGAATTCGGCCATGCGCTGGCTTTCGATGATGCTGCCGATGCCGTTGTCTTCGGCGGTGGCCGGGTAGTCGCTGGGGCGGGTGGAGAACTCCTCGCCGGGGTCGGGTTCGCCCGGGGCGGCGGGAATCAGCGCGGCGGTGCGCTCGACCGTGGTGGTGGTGTCCGCAGTCGCTTCGGCGGTGTCCCCGTTCGCGGTCGAGGTGCAGCCGGTCAGCGTGATGGCAGTAGCGAGCAGTGCGGCGCCGGTGCGGGCGCGGTTGCGGTGGCGGCTGGTCGATCTTCCCCCGGGTCGGTCGAGGGGCATGACGGTGCCGGACGGACCACTTCCCCCGGTTCGTGGACGGCAGTGACCGTACCGAGGCCGGTGCGCGGGCCGGTGCGGGGGTGCCCGGTATCGGAGGTTCTACCGCTTTCGACGCCTGGTTTCCTGCGGAAACGATGCGGCAGGCCGATGCTTCCCGAAGTCCGCTGTCGCGTCCCTCCATCGACCTGCCGCCCATCGACTATAACGCCCCGAGTCGAACGCATGTGCGAAAATTGGGTGTGTGGTGTCCTACGAACGCGCACCGAAACGGTGCCCGAACGGGCACCGACTGGGACCACACCGGGTGGTCGTGGGATGGACACCGTGCACGTGCGCGACGGCTCTGCGCCCCTCGGGAGCCAGCGGGCACCGCACCTACCTGTGCATCGTCTGCGAGGCAGAGATTGCCATTCCGCCCCATACGGGACCACGGTTCTCCGGGGTGCAGTGGCCGCCGAGACCGACGCAGGAGCAACCGCGGCCCGACCCGGAAGGTGAGCGAGCCGGCGGGATCACAGACGGGGCGACCCGCCGGGAGCCAGAAAATTAGCTTCGCTAAAATTATGGTTTGAACTGGGAAAACGACACGTCCCGTTCTGTCGTGTCGATCGGAGACAGCACCACCATGAAGCCCGGCGACCAGGTGAAGGTCAGTGCACGCGGCAAGTTCGTGTTCACCGTCAAGGACGTCGATGAGGACACCGGCATGGCGATGATCGAGGTCAACGCCGACGGCCCGCTCACGTATCCGTGGCCGGCGCGCGTAAGCGATCTCGTGCCTGTCGAGGACTGACTGCGAGAGCTCTTCCTCCTGCCGGTCGCTCTCGCTTCACCTGTTTGGTGCAGGTACGCGCTTCCGCTACGGTGACCGCTGCAATCACCGAGTTCCCCGACAGGTGAGTGATTCCCTGCCGGGTCGAAGGATGGTCCCCGGCGCCCCCCGCCGGGGACCATCGCCTTTCTGCTGATGGGTTGTACGTGCAGCGGACGACACGGTGGCTACTCTCGGCGCGTGGAGGACAGGACGCGAGCTGTCGGGGATGCCGCCGATGCGATGACCGACGATGAGCTCGAGACCGCGATTGCGGCGCTACACGCCCGCGAGCGGGAACTTCTCGTCGCCGGGGACAGCGAGGCGGCGTTCGATCTCATGGGCATGAAGTTCGTTCTGCTGTCCACACTGGAAGGTTGGCGGCGGTAACCGACTGGTGTACGAATTCGGTTTTTTCTTCATTTCTGTCTGCTGCGGTATTCGTATAGCGGTCTGTGGAGCAGATTCGTACAGGCCACTGCGCGGCTGACGTATCCCTCTCGGTGGCCATTCAGGGTTCAGCGCGGCGCAGCCGCTCCGATCATGAGCTCACGCGGGCAACCCGGGCGCGGTAGTCGTGACCGGCGGCGCGCAGTGCGGCGGAAAGTTCCGTTCGCCTGACTCCCTGTTCCATCAGCTCTGTGGCGTTGCTGTCGGTGATCGGGTGGGGCGTGCGGACGACAGCGGCATAGCGGATGCGCTCTTCGAGATCGTCAGGCTCGTGGGCCGGCTGGTTATCGAGGTATGAGCTGGTGATGACCTCGATGGGGGCTGTGATGCCGTGTTCCTGGGCGATCTGGCGGGCGGTGGCGGTGAATGCGGAGATGTAGGCGGCGCGGTCACTGTCTTCGAGTTCGTCGACGGCGAGCTGTTCGTCGGCCAGGGCACCCGATTCGGGGCTCTCGTCATCCACCTCGAGCATGCGCGCGTTGATCTCGTCGAATGCCTCTTGTGCGAGATCGGCCAACCCGAAGCGGTCCCATTGTTCGTCGATGTCGAGCGGGACGCGTACCGGTTCGGTACGTCGCGCAGGAAGGTCCTCTTCCGCTTCGGCACCGGTGATGAGCTGGTGGATCAGGTCGGCTTCCCACGAGGTGGGTCTGCCGCGGAGCAGTCCGTCGACCGATCCCATGTTGGCGGCGACAACGACCAGGATGTCGGCGAGGGTATCGGCGAAGTCGACCTGTGAGCCGTCGCTGCGGGTGCTTCGGGCGAGGGCGGTCAGAGCTTCTATGGCGGCCGCTTTGGTCTGCGGGTCGATTCCGGTGGTCGAGGGCTGCCGCTTCCCTGCACGGGCCGCCGGTGCGGTGGGGGTGCTGGTGGCGCTGTCGGTGACGGCTCGGAGGGCGTCGGGGAAGCTGGTGCCGGGGTGCGCGGTTTGGTACGCGCGGGCGGCCTTCTTGCGGGCAGAGTTTTTCGTCATGGCGTCTTCCGTTCACAGCATGAGTGATGGCTGCCCGCATCGGTCATCACTGGTCGGTGACGGTAGGCGCAGATGGTTGCAGATCCGGGGGACCTTGCCCTCGAATGCTGGCCGTCGTGATGCGGGCACCAATGGCAGCGTCGGGGTCAGCCGTGCAACGCGGCTCTACGCCAGTAATAACACGGCTGCCTGACACCTTCACCCTTCGTCGGTCCTATAGCTGCGGCCCGAGGTGCAGATCGGGTGTGGATGGTTGGTGTTCATGTATGGCCGGAGGTCGGCTGTTCGGTTGTGGTGGTGTGTGGTGGACCTGCGGTGGTCCGTGGAGGGCCTTCACTGTTGAGAGCGAACTCTGCTCCTCCCCTACCTCGTCGGCATGCGTGAGATTCCGGTGCGGCTCGCCGTCGGCGGGATTTGGTTTCGCTGCCTCTGGGGCATCGTCGGTCCTGGTCGACGTGGCGTGACGGGGTTCCTCGGCCACCTGGATTGCGGTGGTCAGCGGCTCGTAGGTCTCGTTGCGTTCCGGGGAATTCTCCAGCAGGGCGTAGCTGCGGTGGGCCAGCACATCCCAGTGCTTCTCGTACCGTTGCGCGGAGTCGACCGTGCCGAGGTCCGGGGCGGCGGCGGGAAGCTCGGTGGTGATGGCACGGGCGAGTTCGGCGGCGAAGGCTTCCCGGCCGGCAACTCGCATAGCGTCCTCGAGGGCCGGGTCCGGTTCGATGCCTTCGGGGGGATCATCGTGGTAGTTCGCTGCGTGGGTGGCGGCACGGAGCGCTTCGGGGTCGATGGTGCGCCAGTCGATCGTGCGGTCGGGGCGGTCGTGGACGAGCTGGTCGGTCATGAGTACGACGGCGACCGACTGGACGCCTTCGGTTTCCTCCTGGATGGCGGCAATGTGGCGTCCGAGCTGGTGGGGGTCGGTGAGAGTGTTCTCGTCCGGGGCGGCGATTACCGGGCTGGTGTAGGCGGAGGTGTCGCTGACGATCGGCATGAAGTCGGTGTGCAGCTCACGGTGGATGACACTTGCGTGTAGTTCGCTGCCGTCCCCGGTAATTTCGCGGTGGGCGAGGTGGTCGGCGGTCCGCAGTGCCAACTCCCAGGTGATGAGGCGGCGCAGCCGGGCGGGGTCGCGCTCGTCAAAGGCATTGACCGGGGCTCCGGTGTCGTAGCGCATGGTGTTCTTGCCTGCTGCCGGGTCGAACAGGTCCTTGTAGCGGTGGTTCGGTTCGGGGAGTGCTGCGGCGGCGCGTTCGGCCGCGAGGGTGGAGGTGCCCTCGAGGATCCGGCGTACGGCGGCATCGTGTTCGGGACCGTAGTCGGTGCGTTCGGCCAGGTTAAGACCGATGCGGACCAGGGCGTGAGCGTTGTCGAGTTCGGCTCCGCTCAAGGATCGCTCGCGGGGGATCTCCCGGAAGGTCTGGAAGGCTATGTAGGGGCCGCTGCGATCACGGTCGTAGTCGCGCAGCATCGTCATATGGGTGGTCAAAGACAGCACTGGTCGACCTGGGGCGGGCTGGGC
Proteins encoded:
- a CDS encoding Fic/DOC family protein — protein: MTASSLPIEGYIPGTDTRVNLLDITDTPTLDRIEKRLFTQAMYEFADVSSPSTFTGEFLREIHRRAFDGLYAWAGQYKTVPTTQGNLPIAHSSPEDTTADVDELFADLAAENNLTGLDHHTFVTRLADYWSRLTEIHPFPDGNSRTQYELFRRIADRAGWQIDTARVDLAALSAARYITAETGDPRLLADVLAPAVVPNTGYVPAQPAPGRPVLSLTTHMTMLRDYDRDRSGPYIAFQTFREIPRERSLSGAELDNAHALVRIGLNLAERTDYGPEHDAAVRRILEGTSTLAAERAAAALPEPNHRYKDLFDPAAGKNTMRYDTGAPVNAFDERDPARLRRLITWELALRTADHLAHREITGDGSELHASVIHRELHTDFMPIVSDTSAYTSPVIAAPDENTLTDPHQLGRHIAAIQEETEGVQSVAVVLMTDQLVHDRPDRTIDWRTIDPEALRAATHAANYHDDPPEGIEPDPALEDAMRVAGREAFAAELARAITTELPAAAPDLGTVDSAQRYEKHWDVLAHRSYALLENSPERNETYEPLTTAIQVAEEPRHATSTRTDDAPEAAKPNPADGEPHRNLTHADEVGEEQSSLSTVKALHGPPQVHHTPPQPNSRPPAIHEHQPSTPDLHLGPQL
- a CDS encoding DUF7373 family lipoprotein; translated protein: MPLDRPGGRSTSRHRNRARTGAALLATAITLTGCTSTANGDTAEATADTTTTVERTAALIPAAPGEPDPGEEFSTRPSDYPATAEDNGIGSIIESQRMAEFLVLPAEVDPALTEEYLDLTRPIFGPIPLAYLLAETDSTIEQIGGETGIIAGFSTARFTKDSRARIVHAVLRFRDAAGAGDAATRLHEHLLDPAVSGPTAAPHPLATMPDSLVHTVETEYSRSVAADPARALPDLHLRRQSHRPGELGRRRARARVGVAAADDRPLPRYLPE